The window GCCAGCCTCGACGTCCGCGAAAACCTGATGCTGCCGCCGAACATCCGCCCCGGCGGATTGTCGCTCGACCAGATTTTCGACCTGTTCCCCAATCTCAAGGAACGACTCAACAGCCAGGGCACCAAGCTCTCCGGCGGCGAGCAGCAGATGCTGGCGATCGGCCGCATCCTGCGCACCGGTGCCCGCTTTTTGATGCTGGACGAGCCGACCGAGGGCCTCGCGCCGGTCATCATCCAGCAGATCGGCCACACCATCGCGCGGCTGAAATCGGAAGGCTTCACGATCCTGCTGGTCGAACAGAATTTCCGTTTCGCCGCCACTGTGGCGGACCGCTATTACATCGTCGAGCATGGCAAGATCATCGACGGCTTCGCCAATTCGGAACTATCGGCCAATATGGACAAGCTGCATACCTATCTCGGCGTCTGAACCACGCCCAAAGATTTGGAGGAGGGAATAATCATGAAAAATAAAATGACCGCATTGCTGCTCGGAACCGCGCTGACATTGGCAACCGCTACGATTGCGTCCGCGCAGGACAAGACCGTCAAGATCGGCTCGCTCAGCGACCAGTCCGGCCTCTATGCCGATCTCGCCGGACCCGGCTCGACGCTGGCGGCGCAGATGGCGGCGGAAGATTCCGGTTTGATGGCGAAGGGTTGGAAGATCGACATCATCTCCGGCGATCATCAGAACAAGCCGGACATCGGCTCTAACATCGCGCGGCAGTGGTTCGATGTCGACAAGGTCGATACCATTGTCGATGTGCCGAATTCCGGCGTGGCGCTGGCGGTCAACAACATCGTCAAGGAAAAGAACGGCGTCTATATCAATTCGGGTGCCGCGACGTCCGATCTGACCAACGCGCAGTGCTCGCCGAACACGGTGCACTGGACCTACGACACCTACATGCTCGCCCATTCGACCGGGCAGGCGATGGTGAAGGCCGGCGGCGACAGCTGGTTCTTCCTGACCG is drawn from Nitrobacteraceae bacterium AZCC 2146 and contains these coding sequences:
- a CDS encoding branched-chain amino acid transport system ATP-binding protein (product_source=KO:K01996; cath_funfam=3.40.50.300; cog=COG0410; ko=KO:K01996; pfam=PF00005; smart=SM00382; superfamily=52540) yields the protein MAELKMAGPAHAATAAASAAVLTVENLQAWYGESHILHGIDFNVKAGEVVTLLGRNGAGKTTTLKSVMGIIGKRSGAIKFDGHDISRAQSDKIAKLGIAFCPEERGIFASLDVRENLMLPPNIRPGGLSLDQIFDLFPNLKERLNSQGTKLSGGEQQMLAIGRILRTGARFLMLDEPTEGLAPVIIQQIGHTIARLKSEGFTILLVEQNFRFAATVADRYYIVEHGKIIDGFANSELSANMDKLHTYLGV